From Xyrauchen texanus isolate HMW12.3.18 chromosome 9, RBS_HiC_50CHRs, whole genome shotgun sequence, the proteins below share one genomic window:
- the LOC127648986 gene encoding gastrula zinc finger protein XlCGF8.2DB-like encodes TGKEYFSDLKTENNFLQRRTVAKNSFTCSHCGKSFTQTGNLNTHLRIHTGEKPFKCPQCGKCFTQKESLKTHLRLHTGEKPFTCLQCGKSFLCQRNLKIHMRIHTGEKPFTCHQCGKGFSVGANLKSHLRLHSGEKPFTCLRCGKSFTQKGQLDVHMKIHTGEKPFKCHQCGKRFAHKGNLQRHMRIHTGEKPFTCSQCGKGFKQAGNLTLHLQYHSGLKPFNCDQCGKTFTGASQLKLHMTSHANEKPYVCSFCGKSFVTSGHLKSHERVHTGEKPYHCTSCEKSFSQSRSLQTHLKKCCANSKQM; translated from the coding sequence ACTGGTAAAGAATATTTTAGTGACTTGAAGACTGAAAATAATTTCTTACAGAGAAGAACAGTAGCCAAAAATTCCTTCACCTGCTCtcactgtggaaaaagtttcacacAAACAGGAAACCTTAACACTCACTTAAGAATTCACACAGGAGAAAAGCCTTTCaaatgccctcagtgtggaaaatgTTTTACACAAAAAGAAAGCCTTAAAACTCACTTAAGActacacactggagagaagcccttCACATGCCTtcaatgtggaaaaagtttctTATGTCAAAGAAACCTAAAGATTCACAtgagaatccacactggagagaagcctttcacctgccatcagtgtggaaagggtTTTTCTGTGGGAGCAAACCTTAAGAGTCACCTGCGACTTCACtccggagagaagcctttcacctgccttcggtgtggaaagagtttcacacagaaAGGACAGCTTGATGTtcacatgaaaattcacactggagagaagcccttcaagtgccatcagtgtggaaagaggtTTGCACATAAAGGAAATCTTCagcgtcacatgagaattcacactggagagaagcctttcacctgtTCTCAATGTGGAAAGGGTTTCAAACAAGCAGGCAATCTCACACTTCATCTGCAATATCATTCTGGATTAAAGccatttaactgtgatcagtgtggaaagacatTTACGGGGGCATCACAGCTAAAGTTACACATGACATCTCATGCAAACGAGAAGCCTTAtgtgtgttctttttgtggaaaaagTTTTGTTACATCAGGACacctgaaatcacatgagagagtgcatactggagagaagccataccactgcacttcatgtgAGAAGAGTTTCAGCCAATCGCGTAGTCTACAGACTCATTTAAAAAAGTGTTGTGCAAATAGTAAGCAAATGTAA